From the genome of Erinaceus europaeus chromosome 1, mEriEur2.1, whole genome shotgun sequence:
ttaagaatcccggttcaacggggccgggtagtggcacacctggttgagtatacatgttacagtgttctaggacccaggttcaaaaacccggtccccatctgcagggggaaaacttcacaagtggtgaagcagggctgcatgtgtctctatttctctctcctctaacacccattccctttcagtttctggctgtctctaaccaataaataaataaaggtaataataataaaaaaccccagtttgagcccccgcctccccaactgcaggggagtcacctcacaggtggtgaagcagatctgcaggtgtctttctctctcccactgtcttcccctcctatttctctgtcctatccaataacaataacaacaaagacgacgataaacaagggcaaccaaaagggaggGAAAAGTCCTTAaactcagaagccagacctcccaccttctgtactccatgactctgggtccatactcccagaaggataaagaataggaaagctcccaatggaggggatggaatatggaactctggtggtgggaattgtagctAGCCCTCTTACCCAACAGACTTGTCCATcattaagtaaaatttttaaagtccttaattttttttcttttaatgtgacaAGACAGAAGGGAGTATCAGGCAGTGCTGTTTTTTACATCTTAGTTTCTGAAATTTACATTGCTATATTACTTCAGGAGCAGTTTTACAAGTGAGCCagataattttttcattttaatagaaAGGTGGAGTCTGATGTTGATGCTTACTTCTTAAACCTaagatttccttttaattttaaagcatttattatcttcacttattggatagaggtagccagaaattgaaagagggagataagagagggaaagacagagacacttgtagccctgcttcactatttgcaaagctttcctcctgcaggtgagggccagggattTGGACCTGGCCCCTGAGAGTTCTTTTGTGCAGTGCTAGAGAATAAGCTGAAGACTTCACACAAGCATATTACCTCAGAGTAACCTCcacaatttttattctatatacttgagacagagggaagttgaCTGTTAAAATAAAACACTGTGCACTGATTCTCTTGAGGTTACCGCCAAGTCCTAGGACTGTTCCAGAAGTGACAATACACAGAAAACTTTTGAGAGGTAAATTCCTAGCTCACAGGTAAAAACCTATTAATATTTTACTCTGCAAAAAATGTTGTCTTAAACGGAATTGAATGGCAAGTGATACTTAGGAGAGAACTGATGGTTATGACTGATTTCCACATCCTGGGCCATCTTGTGCTGTTAATGAGTTAGAAGATGAAACTGCTAATGTACTAACAACAGCCCAAAAGGTTAAAAGTTGTGCCCCAGTTTACTTCTGAGGACTTTGATGCTCTGTATGCAACAGATAATGGACAAACATTTCTTGCCACTATGGTTGTATTACTGTTTACTTATGAATCCAGCTGAGTTGCATGACATGGTCCAATGAAGCTGCAGATAGACATTCAACTGAAATGTAAGACAAAACACCAACACCATTTTACTGAAaactagttttattttaaaattaagtgcATAGCACTCATCTAATTCCACTGGTGTAGACTTTAGCACCATACTATTTGCAATTAATGTCATAACACAGATGCATTTTGGTTTGCAGTCTGTACTTGAGTAGTGTTTATTCAGTGGACTTTGGTAAAGCCCATTATACATATCATTAACTCTTCACAGTACACATTAAATGATGGTccagtaaacaaaaacaaaacagagacctaCTTTAAAAACCaatcaataaattaaacaaaagagaatccacacaaccccccccccacccctgccccccaaacaaGCTAACAACTGTGAATTGTCTTTAATATTGAAATCTAATGTTACAATTAGTTCTGGTTTTCCAACCACCCCATGCCCACCCCACCCTGGGTATGCAGCAATAATGACCAATTCATTATTTTACTCTACCCCCCCAAAAGAAATTAATCCAGTGttctttagctttttaaaatataaattgggAAAGTGTTAttaataagtcttttttaaaggCATATTCTTCTATTAACATGAATGACATTTAAACCAATCAataaaagcatttgacaagacaTTAAATTACTCTAGGCACCAGTTGTTTCAAGTCGGGATCTCTATCCCAGTTCTCTTACATTCATAGTATTATTGAGGTAGTTAAAATACTGAAAATTGGACTCCAGCTTGCTGGGTTCTTATTGTGAAAGACATCTTCTCTTTTGAACCCAAATTTCCCCCAGGTAATTCAAGTTTTCTTGAGGTAAGAACGGCCAGTATCCTATCAGCTGCCTTCTGTAAAGTGATGGTACTTTCACAATTTGCATGCTTGAATACTGCCAAGAGTGAGTGTTCTTACctgagtggttttttttgttttgtctaccAGACTAATAAATTCATCTCAATTAAGAATTCACACTGGCagtagcccccactccccacactcATTCACTGGAGTCATCTAGATAGGTCCATTACTACGTTAAGTCCCTCCCCTTCCAAACAATAGCCATTGGCTTGATTACTGAGACTCCTGCTGCATACCCACATTTTTATAAGGTTTGTTTTTCAATGCATATTGTGGCAGCCACATACCTGCCATGCAGTTTCCCTTCTATTCAAGTGctatcttaaaaggaaaaaaaaaagatacctagcACTAATTTTTAAATCAGAAAGCTTTCCTCCAATAAATCTCTCTTCCCCCACAGATAAGAGCACAATGTAGAGTTCagtacagtgattttttttacttttatgtctTCCAACTCTTCACCCTCAAATTCCCTTGCTATACTGACTATTATTGCTGTCTCCACTCATTACCAATATAGTGAAATACCCCAGGAGCGGTCTGGGGCCAATCCAATGAAAGTGGTTACTGAGATTTAGTAGTCAGTACCTTTGCTTGCTGACCCTGACTAGATTCAAGGGTTGCTTATAAAAcctgtcttctctttcagataacaAAGTGCGGCTCTAGCACAACCTGAGAGCTACCCTGGAAACAGTCCACTCCTATCTAGTACTGACATTTGACATTTATACCTtcccttgggaaaaaaaaaaaagaccttttaaAAAGTATCAGTTATTGATTGCACTGAGAAATGCAAAACCTACATATGTATCATGAATGATAGGATGCAAGTCATTCATTCTAAGCTATATGTATGTTTTTGCTTGAAAATACACAAGAGGAGTATTTGAACCCATGTTACAAAGGTAGTTCATGTAACATCCCCAAAGCTTGTTGCATTATAGTTAAGTATTTCCAAGTAGTACAAATTCCCTGAGTTAAATGAGTTAAAATTCTAAAGATCTAAGGTTGATcactttagggggaaaaaaacaaaaacttaggaCCATGATTTTTAGGAGATCTAATACACCCTTCGTTTTAGTACATAAATTCAGATTCCAAAACAAAACTATCTGTGATAGCAAATGATAGAGAATcatctaaaattctttttttttttttttttactgcacatATTGGTATAGCATAGGAATTCATAAGTTTAAACTTAGTCAAAAACTCATTTGTTGATCAAAAATATAACTGAAAACTgcagaataaaaaaagaacttcaaagaTTAATAATACTGCAACTTTCCTTCATAAAAAGACTGGCAAGTCCACAGATAAAAATTAGTCTCTGACATATAAGCCAACATTAGGCCCAGAGCCTACCACAGGTCAAATCTTAAAGTAGCATATTAGAGTCCTGCTGTCCAAATTTTCTGATGTGTTgagtatttttgaaatatttggaccatcagctgggggcttgaaatttCTTGTCATATGGAAATTTGTTGTAACAGGATTTAAAACACACACCCCTGAAGTGTTTGCTTAGAGGTTTATAACACTCGTGAATATATCGTGCATTGAAAGAAATATTCAGTCTTCTTGCTACTGGTATCTGAAGAACTCTGATGCCGGATCCCTTTCTTTTTGAAAAGTTTAGAAAAAAACTTGTCCCAGAGTTTTAAGTGACGCAGTAAGTCTGGGTTATATGTTATATGTTTGCATATAATCACCTTTCAAAACATGGAGTAATGCAAGGGTAATGTTCATTTATCTGATAGCTCCTGTTGTAAGAAACATTTAAACAGGGTTTAACTTCTACTGGTATCGCCAATGACATCCCAACACCAGTCTGCACGTGCCCAAGACCTGGAACACTAGTTTGAAAGCCAGCAGGACATGTTTGTAAAGTGTAAGATGAGGCATGTGTGGTAGATACAATCTGCTGGCAGCCTGGCTGCTCTGACACAGGATGGCGATACTGCAGGGAGGTCTGCTGCATCTGATGGAGATACTGAGGTTGCTGAAAGTGAACTGGCCGTGAGGGCTGAGAGCTTGTCTGGAACACATTTAGTTGTGCTGGTTGAGGTCCCGCCTGtcctctttgtttgtttgcttccttcACATCATTATCATGAGCACTGGAatatgaagagaaaggaaagcaaaGTGTTAATAGTATTCAGGAAGAGTTTGCAAGGAAGGCATAGGACACCCCCAATTCCTCATTAGCTGATTCTGGTGAGCTCCTCCGCTGCTGTACACACAGTACTCACTGCAGTGATCATTTCACCAACAGCTGAGATTTCACTCTTTCCCTTCTGAAAATTTCCCTTTATACAAACCTTGGGAACTAGCTGCTGGTAGCTTTGAGGGCTACTTGTAGCTTGGGGTAAATGTCCACAAAAAGCACTTAAGTATAGCTATTATTTTGCTGACATTCTGCTATCTCCACAAACTAAAAGAAATGGGAAGAATTTGCCTGGACCAATATTAAGCATTATGGTTTCAAAAACACAAGAGCAGCTCCTTACCCTATCAGGAACCTAGAAACATGAACCTAGCATTGACAGCTGGGCAAGAGTCTTCCCTTCTAAAGGGTATTGATCACACTTTACAGGGTTATTGGCAGTAAGAAACTGTCAGACCAGATATCCTAAAAGTTCCGTGCCTTTTGTTTTTAGGACACCTTCACAGGAAGTAAACTATTAATGAGAAGTCATAAGAACAAAGTGGCTCACATTAATAGTCGTTCAATGCACTGCACTAAAAAATCCCAGGAGTAAGCAGTAAGACGATGCAGTCTTGTAGGCCACGTTGGCGAAAGACGAAGTATAATCCTTGAAGAAGCCACACATGCAGCAGCTACTAAAGAAGGTGCATAATTTAGAAAGGCATAATCTGTGGAGACACCAAAAATGAACTTAAGCAACAGAATATGCAAGTCACGATCTTACCAACCATGTAGGTATTGACGATGACTCACCTTGCAAAGACACTTCCAGGAAGTAATCTGCGTACTTGGCCATGTAGAGCTTAGTTTTTTCCAAGCAAATCATCGGCCAGCCATCATGAAGATCTGTTTCATGTACTGCTTCGGAGAGATAGTACTCGATGAAATGGGCAGCTGTTGGAAGGCAGAGGTTCCACTGAAAGGTTTCTAACAATAATAGTTCCATATGTAGCAAATTCTGCTTTGTTAAGACTAGATTCATATTAGTCATACAACCCAGGCTATTGAGCTGCTCCAGCTTAGGCacactgtcttctttctcttcaaATTTACCTGATAAGAAAAAGGGTGGGGAGAACAgcgagagagagggggtgggggagagagaaaacaaacaaacaaacaaacaaaaaaagtcaggCAAATGATCACTTCAGGTCTAGTCAGCTAAAGGGATTTGCTATCTCAGTGGAAAGACTGAGAACCTCCACTAGAACTCTGTGGCTCAATATTTGCACTTTGCACTCCCAGTAGTTCCATACCCCATCTTTTGTcttttctaaaaaacaaacaaacaaaaaaaggaacatgTAAACACTGTGAGCTATGTCCCATCATGTAACAAAAAGTTACatgtgacaaagaaaaaaagatcttAAAAGTCATCTGTTGACTATTTtcagtgaatttcttttttttttggcaacagGTGATAAAAGAAAACCATGTCACATAGAAAAAAGTATAAAGAatttaatggggagtcgggcggtagtgcagcgggttaagcacacgtcaaacgaagcacaaggactggcacaaggatcctggtttgaacccccagctccccacctgcaggggggtcgcaggcagtgaagcaggtctgcaggtgtctatctttctctccccatcttcccctcctctctccatttctctctgtcctatctaacaatgatgacatcagtaacaataataactacaacaagggcaacaaaaagggaaaataaacagctAAGCCTCAAGTATATATTAGCATATTTCAGCACCATCAGAGAATAAGTAGACGGGGTGAGGAGCTGAGTACCTAATACCAGTATTGATGTTccactaaaaacaaaaaaccttctgaattcaaaacaaaaacttacctatgtttttttttttttttccctt
Proteins encoded in this window:
- the CCNJ gene encoding cyclin-J isoform X3, producing the protein MDRYDISIQQLHLVALSCLLLASKFEEKEDSVPKLEQLNSLGCMTNMNLVLTKQNLLHMELLLLETFQWNLCLPTAAHFIEYYLSEAVHETDLHDGWPMICLEKTKLYMAKYADYFLEVSLQDYAFLNYAPSLVAAACVASSRIILRLSPTWPTRLHRLTAYSWDFLVQCIERLLIAHDNDVKEANKQRGQAGPQPAQLNVFQTSSQPSRPVHFQQPQYLHQMQQTSLQYRHPVSEQPGCQQIVSTTHASSYTLQTCPAGFQTSVPGLGHVQTGVGMSLAIPVEVKPCLNVSYNRSYQINEHYPCITPCFER
- the CCNJ gene encoding cyclin-J isoform X1, whose translation is MELEGQWWRGQLAADIHQALRYKELKLPSYKGQSPQLSLRRYFADLIAIVSNRFTLCPSARHLAVYLLDLFMDRYDISIQQLHLVALSCLLLASKFEEKEDSVPKLEQLNSLGCMTNMNLVLTKQNLLHMELLLLETFQWNLCLPTAAHFIEYYLSEAVHETDLHDGWPMICLEKTKLYMAKYADYFLEVSLQDYAFLNYAPSLVAAACVASSRIILRLSPTWPTRLHRLTAYSWDFLVQCIERLLIAHDNDVKEANKQRGQAGPQPAQLNVFQTSSQPSRPVHFQQPQYLHQMQQTSLQYRHPVSEQPGCQQIVSTTHASSYTLQTCPAGFQTSVPGLGHVQTGVGMSLAIPVEVKPCLNVSYNRSYQINEHYPCITPCFER
- the CCNJ gene encoding cyclin-J isoform X2; its protein translation is MELEGQWWRGQLAADIHQALRYKELKLPSYKGQSPQLSLRRYFADLIAIVSNRFTLCPSARHLAVYLLDLFMDRYDISIQQLHLVALSCLLLASKFEEKEDSVPKLEQLNSLGCMTNMNLVLTKQNLLHMELLLLETFQWNLCLPTAAHFIEYYLSEAVHETDLHDGWPMICLEKTKLYMAKYADYFLEVSLQAAACVASSRIILRLSPTWPTRLHRLTAYSWDFLVQCIERLLIAHDNDVKEANKQRGQAGPQPAQLNVFQTSSQPSRPVHFQQPQYLHQMQQTSLQYRHPVSEQPGCQQIVSTTHASSYTLQTCPAGFQTSVPGLGHVQTGVGMSLAIPVEVKPCLNVSYNRSYQINEHYPCITPCFER